A window from Hymenobacter volaticus encodes these proteins:
- a CDS encoding LutB/LldF family L-lactate oxidation iron-sulfur protein, with the protein MIATKSSQFQLDSEKKAFDLEHRRKIRFNIGKYNAAVSTGLAFYQDHELARERASYLKSKVINNLHEYLLEFERNFTARGGKVIWAQDANEALREIGKIMARRKAKTVVKAKSMTTEEIHLNHFLEKNGIESVETDLGEFIVQLNGERPYHIVTPAMHLSKLDIANIFVKHLGIEYTDDAQKLVLTARHLLRSKYTSAEVGITGGNFLIADTGAVAVTENEGNARLSATFPRTHIAIVGIEKVIPKLDDLALFWPLLSTSGTGQQVTVYNTIYTGPRQPLEKDGPDEMIVVLLDNGRTNLLAQPAQREALNCIRCGACLNICPVYKNIGGHTYETTYSGPIGSVISPHLAGMAENKHLSYASSLCGACTSVCPVKIPIHNLLLQNRQQTVREGITDKEERTAIRLWLVAMKNRRLLDLLPARAKNWVLLRLLSQVGWSKRRDALEVAPKSFKQLWKARK; encoded by the coding sequence ATGATAGCCACGAAATCCAGCCAGTTTCAACTCGACAGCGAAAAAAAGGCGTTTGACTTAGAGCACCGTCGTAAAATCCGTTTCAATATTGGCAAGTACAACGCAGCGGTAAGCACTGGCCTCGCTTTCTACCAAGACCACGAGCTGGCGCGGGAACGGGCTTCGTATTTGAAGTCGAAGGTTATCAACAACCTGCATGAATACCTACTGGAGTTCGAGCGTAATTTTACGGCGCGGGGCGGCAAGGTAATCTGGGCTCAAGATGCCAACGAGGCCCTGCGCGAAATTGGGAAGATCATGGCCCGGCGCAAGGCTAAAACGGTGGTGAAGGCCAAGAGCATGACTACCGAGGAAATCCACCTCAACCACTTCCTGGAGAAAAACGGCATTGAGTCGGTGGAAACGGACCTGGGCGAGTTCATTGTGCAGTTGAACGGGGAGCGGCCCTACCACATCGTGACGCCCGCTATGCACTTGAGCAAGCTAGACATTGCCAACATTTTCGTCAAGCACCTTGGTATCGAGTACACCGACGATGCGCAAAAGCTGGTGTTAACCGCGCGCCACCTGTTGCGCAGCAAGTACACCTCGGCCGAGGTGGGAATCACGGGCGGTAACTTTCTGATTGCGGATACTGGCGCCGTAGCCGTGACTGAAAACGAAGGCAACGCTCGTTTGTCGGCTACTTTTCCGCGCACGCACATTGCTATTGTGGGCATCGAGAAAGTAATTCCGAAGCTCGATGATCTGGCGTTGTTTTGGCCGCTGCTGAGCACCAGCGGCACCGGCCAGCAAGTGACAGTGTACAATACCATCTACACCGGTCCGCGCCAACCCCTGGAAAAAGACGGCCCTGACGAAATGATTGTGGTGCTGCTCGACAACGGCCGCACTAACCTGCTGGCGCAACCGGCGCAACGCGAGGCGTTGAATTGTATTCGTTGCGGCGCTTGCCTCAACATCTGCCCCGTGTACAAGAACATCGGCGGCCACACTTACGAAACCACGTATTCCGGTCCGATTGGCTCGGTTATTTCGCCCCACTTGGCGGGCATGGCCGAAAACAAACACCTTAGCTACGCTTCGTCGCTCTGCGGTGCCTGCACCTCGGTGTGCCCGGTGAAAATTCCGATTCACAATCTGCTGCTCCAGAACCGCCAGCAAACCGTCCGGGAAGGCATCACCGACAAAGAAGAGCGCACGGCCATTCGGTTGTGGCTGGTCGCTATGAAAAACCGCCGCCTGCTCGACCTGTTGCCCGCTCGCGCCAAAAACTGGGTGTTGCTGCGGTTGCTCAGCCAAGTAGGCTGGAGCAAGCGCCGCGATGCGCTGGAAGTAGCGCCGAAATCGTTCAAGCAGCTTTGGAAAGCGCGGAAGTAG